The following is a genomic window from Geoalkalibacter halelectricus.
CCGGCTTCACACCCAAACCCATCCCCTGGTATGGCGATGGCTTCCTCCTGCCCGCCGAAGACAAACGCGCGCTGACGGAAACGGCGGCCTTTTATGAAGGCCGCCTCTACATCCAGAATCTCTCCAGCATGCTCGCCCCTCTGGCCCTGGATCCCCAGCCCGGCGAGACGGTGCTCGACCTGGCCGCCGCACCCGGCGGCAAAGCCGCCCAGATCGCCGCGCTCATGGACAACAGGGGGCGTCTCTCCGTGGTCGAGGCGGTCAAGCCGCGCTTTTTTCGCCTCAAGGCCAACCTCGACCAGCAGGGCGTGACCATCGCCCGCGCCTTTCTCATGGACGGGCGCCTGGTGGGGCGCAAGTGTCCGCAAATGTTCGATCGCATCCTCTTGGATGCGCCCTGCTCCTCTGAAGCGCGCTTCACGCGGCTTGATCCGGACAGTTGGACCCACTGGAGTCCGCGCAAGGTCAAGGAAGCCGCCCGCAAGCAAAAGGGGCTGATCGCCGCCGCTTGGAGTGCCCTCAAACCCGGCGGCACCCTGGTGTACTGTACCTGTTCTTTTTCTCCGGAGGAAAATGAGCTGATTGTGAACGGTCTGCTGAAAAGAAATGAGGATGCGCGGATCGAGCCCTGGCTGCCGGACATCGCTAATCGACAAGCGGGCCTGAGCGCCTGGCAGGGGAAAGATCTGCGGCCGGAATTGGCCGACACCCTGCGGGTGCTGCCGGATGAGGTGATGGACGGATTCTATCTGGCGAAAATCCGCAAGGCGCCCTGAGACGAGAGGGTTTATGGCCAAGCTTCCACGCCCCCCCACCATTCCCCAGCCGGCACGCGAAACCCTGCGTCACGCCCTTCTCGGTCTGCTGCGCAATGAAAGCCTGAGCGCCCACGACCTCTCCGCCGCCCTGCGCATTCGTGAAAAGGACGTCTACGCCCACCTCGAACACCTGCGCCGCAGCCTCGGAACCGGCGGCGAACACCTGGAAATCACTCCGGCTCAGTGCCGCGGCTGCGGCTTTGTCTTCGCCAAACGCGAGCGCCTCACCCCGCCCGGAAAATGCCCGGCCTGCCGCAAGGAAGCCATCAGCGATCCCCGCTTTCGGATTATTCTAAGATAAAAAAGAGTCACTATTCAGCATGGGGTCGCAACCCACACCGGATGAATAGATACAAAAAAGAAGAGATCAGCGCCCGTGCTTTGCTTTTTTACGGGCCGGGGAGAGGTCATAATAGAATTTGTAACTCGCGCCCAACCCCAACAGCATGATCAACAAAGAAAAATACATCAGGATTTCGATGTTGAGCAGGCCCACCCGGGTCAGGATGTTGAGGGC
Proteins encoded in this region:
- a CDS encoding RsmB/NOP family class I SAM-dependent RNA methyltransferase translates to MPELPKDFSNLLAEVVPPAEHPAVLSSFARVKPVTIRANTLKASAAMLRAELEQAGFTPKPIPWYGDGFLLPAEDKRALTETAAFYEGRLYIQNLSSMLAPLALDPQPGETVLDLAAAPGGKAAQIAALMDNRGRLSVVEAVKPRFFRLKANLDQQGVTIARAFLMDGRLVGRKCPQMFDRILLDAPCSSEARFTRLDPDSWTHWSPRKVKEAARKQKGLIAAAWSALKPGGTLVYCTCSFSPEENELIVNGLLKRNEDARIEPWLPDIANRQAGLSAWQGKDLRPELADTLRVLPDEVMDGFYLAKIRKAP
- a CDS encoding transcriptional regulator translates to MAKLPRPPTIPQPARETLRHALLGLLRNESLSAHDLSAALRIREKDVYAHLEHLRRSLGTGGEHLEITPAQCRGCGFVFAKRERLTPPGKCPACRKEAISDPRFRIILR